CTGCGCTGCTGCCGCTGTTAATGGAGCGTAAAAATAATCCTTATCCGAACCTATAACCAGGTAATCGGGCGCCACAAAATATTTGATAATATACTGTTTTCCTTCAATATTGGCAGTATCAGTAACAGGTAAAAAACTCCGGTAAAAATCCGGGACATTACCATGTTCAACCTCTTTTAGCATAAGTTCTTCCCGCTCGGAAAGAGAAAGCAGGGAATCGCGGATAGAGGCTGCAAATGCAGAACCTGTCAAAGCATTTACTTTGCGTTGGGGTATTTTCAAATGCTGGGCATTACCGGAAAAAGTGATCAGGGTTAAAGAAAAAAGTAATAAGGTTATCAGTGGTTTCATTATAATGTCTTCAATCGTTATGTAGGAGTATCCTTGGAATGAAAAGGTTAATTTACACACGATAAGTCATATTGAAAAGATATTATCCTATTTTGTGCGCAAAGAATTGATTATAGACTCGAACGAACTACCTTAAAGCGCTTATCTTCCAAAATCATCCTGAACCCTAACAATATCACTTTCATCCGAAGGGTTTTCTGAATCAGTGTGCTGCCATATTTCAGAAACAATACCCCAACCTTCCAAACCAATTAAGCGGTGACGCTGACCTTGTTTTAATCTAATTGTTTGTTGCGGCACTAATTGCTCTACATGTCCCTGGTCATCAGTTTCACTGGTCATCACACCAACCGATCCATTTACGACACTCCAAATCTCCGCGCGGCGATGATGATACTGCCATGAAAGTCGGGTATTGGGGGCAACAATTAATATTTTTGGGCTTAGCTTACCTGAAATTTTTAGATCTTCTACATTCAGTTTATCAAAATATACATTTGCAAACCGTTGTGCCTGATCTTCCTCAATCACAAAAAAACCACCCCAAGGACGGGTTTCATCACGGTTGATAACATTAAAGCCTTCAATTTTTAGTCGCTGTGCTACACTATCAAATAATTCTTTCTTCTGATTTAACATTTATTTCTGGTTATGTATCGTTTTATTAAAAGAGAAAGTTCATGATGAACTTTCTCTTGATTTGGATTTAAGGTGCCTGTAAAGCTGAATCCATTTCAAAAAGGAATTCAGGTTGACTGGAAGTAAAATGTCCGGCAAACTGCCAATTACCACCTGCTTGTATGGTTTTAATTAGAATTTGGTTCCATCCCTGGTGGAATTTAAGTGCATGAGCAACTGTCTTTCCCCCTTCTAGTGGTCCAGTCCTGATGTTCTTAGCCACCTGCTTACCATTAAGCCAGATTTTTGCCGCATCATCTACAGAAACTTCCAGATCTACCACCGGCATATTGGGTTCGATCAGGAGGTCGTCCAAAGGACGCGGACTGAATACCCAAAAGCTGAAGTAAGCTTCTGCATTTTCTTTAGGCCCTTCAAAACTTATTTTTTTAAGGTCAAACATTCCGTTTTCACTATTGATTTTAATCCATGATTTTGACAACATCCTGGTCCCATCTGCAACTTTGCCTAATTCAGCAGCATTCAGAATTTCCTTTTCACCGGCCTCATTTATGGAAGTAATTGGAAAACTACCCAGCATCAATCCGGCAACTATTCCGCCTGTTTTAAGCACAGGTTTACCATCCTGATTGATCTTTTTTAAGGTTAAACCAAGATTGCTCAGTAAGGTACCGGTTACATTTTCGGCCTTTGAAGTTCGTGGGTCTACAGAAAGTGTAGTGATTAATAATTGACCTTTACCGATCTCCTTTTTTATCAATGCCGCTCCTGATGGTTTGCTTTCCAGCTCGGATCTTAAAACCATAGCCGTTTTTGCATACTCGGCTTGTTTGTTCCATTTTAGCCAATCTGTATCGTTAGCTTTTAATAAAACTGTGCTTTGCTCAACAAGTGGTCCTGCTAAGCAATTTAGTACTGCATCTGATGGTGTTAGTTCAGAAAAATAAAGATCTTTTGCGGTAAGCCCGGAGATTACAGGATCTTTTGTAACAGGCAATAAAGAAGAAGCCTGGCGGCCGTTGATTTCCAATTTTGCCGGTAAAATAGCGTTTAATTCTTTCTGTTTATTTACGGTTGGATTAAGGACTAATACCGTTCCTCCGTTGGCATACACTTTATTGATAAATGCCAACTGATCGGTTCCCGGTGGGTTGTCGCCATCTATAATTAGTAAAGCAGGTATTTCTGAGTCATTAACTGCATTTATATTGACCCCGATCAGCTTCAATTTCAAGGCAAGTCTACTAGCTTTCGCACCAATGACCTGAACAGATTTGATCTGTTTTGGCGCTATTTTCTCCTCCCCTTCTTTTTTTTGATAAACCCACTTTGTA
This is a stretch of genomic DNA from Candidatus Pedobacter colombiensis. It encodes these proteins:
- a CDS encoding phosphoheptose isomerase; translated protein: MLNQKKELFDSVAQRLKIEGFNVINRDETRPWGGFFVIEEDQAQRFANVYFDKLNVEDLKISGKLSPKILIVAPNTRLSWQYHHRRAEIWSVVNGSVGVMTSETDDQGHVEQLVPQQTIRLKQGQRHRLIGLEGWGIVSEIWQHTDSENPSDESDIVRVQDDFGR